Proteins found in one Nocardia brasiliensis ATCC 700358 genomic segment:
- a CDS encoding nuclear transport factor 2 family protein, with translation MDDIAAINRLKFRYLRTLDTKSWDEFADTMIPEATATYSEYLQFESRDAFLAFMRNTLGPHVITEHRCDHPEIDVDGDTATGTWYLADTVLIPGHNMLLRGAAFYSDEYVRCADGRWRISHTGYERTYEVVLSLSDLPSLRLTSSRWGLISREEGVISAVERDPGTTSEPEAG, from the coding sequence ATGGACGACATCGCCGCGATCAACAGATTGAAGTTCCGCTATCTACGCACCCTCGACACGAAATCTTGGGATGAGTTCGCGGACACCATGATTCCCGAGGCGACCGCCACCTACAGCGAATATCTGCAATTCGAATCGCGCGACGCGTTCCTGGCTTTCATGCGCAACACCCTCGGTCCGCACGTCATCACCGAGCATCGCTGCGATCACCCCGAGATCGACGTCGACGGCGATACCGCCACCGGCACCTGGTATCTCGCCGACACCGTGCTCATCCCCGGGCACAACATGCTGCTGCGCGGTGCGGCCTTCTACTCCGACGAATACGTGCGCTGCGCCGACGGCCGCTGGCGCATCTCGCATACCGGCTACGAACGCACCTACGAGGTGGTGCTGTCGCTGAGCGATCTGCCGAGCCTGCGCCTCACGTCGAGCAGATGGGGACTCATCTCCAGGGAAGAGGGCGTCATCTCCGCGGTGGAACGCGATCCGGGAACGACGTCCGAACCCGAGGCAGGCTGA